From a single Patescibacteria group bacterium genomic region:
- a CDS encoding recombinase family protein translates to MTNSNNTKEQTRKFFIYARKSTDSEDRQVRSIGDQISELQELAKKENLEIVDTIVEKQTAKKPGRPLFAEMLKKLEAGEAVGILAWHPDRLARNSVDGGQIIYLVDTGVIQELKFPTFWFDPTPQGKFMLSIAFGQSKYYIDNLSENIKRGHRQKLKNGLWPQMAPLGY, encoded by the coding sequence ATGACAAACTCAAATAACACAAAGGAACAAACCAGAAAGTTTTTCATCTACGCCCGCAAGTCTACTGATTCAGAAGATCGGCAAGTGCGGAGTATTGGCGACCAGATTTCTGAATTACAAGAATTAGCAAAAAAAGAAAATTTGGAAATTGTTGATACTATTGTGGAAAAACAAACCGCTAAAAAACCTGGTCGCCCTTTGTTTGCCGAAATGTTGAAAAAGCTTGAAGCGGGCGAAGCTGTGGGAATTTTAGCTTGGCACCCTGATAGATTGGCAAGAAATAGCGTTGATGGCGGACAAATTATTTACTTGGTGGATACTGGAGTAATTCAAGAGCTAAAATTCCCGACTTTCTGGTTTGATCCAACTCCGCAAGGAAAATTTATGTTATCAATCGCTTTCGGACAGTCAAAATATTATATTGATAATCTTTCGGAGAATATCAAGCGAGGACATAGGCAAAAATTGAAAAATGGCTTATGGCCTCAAATGGCTCCTTTGGGATAT
- a CDS encoding GIY-YIG nuclease family protein has product MFYVYVLQSQTKIDELYTGYTKDLKNRLVKHNKGDITHTSKYRPWTVLVYVAFKSQTLALNFEKYLKSGSGRAFLKKRLITLHGEVA; this is encoded by the coding sequence ATGTTCTATGTTTATGTATTACAAAGCCAAACAAAGATAGATGAGCTTTATACTGGATACACAAAGGATTTAAAAAATAGGCTTGTAAAGCATAACAAAGGAGATATTACACATACATCAAAATACAGACCTTGGACAGTGTTGGTCTATGTTGCATTTAAAAGCCAAACTTTAGCACTTAATTTTGAGAAGTATCTCAAATCTGGATCTGGGAGAGCATTTCTTAAAAAGAGATTAATTACTTTACATGGAGAGGTCGCATAG
- a CDS encoding HIT family protein: protein MGKCVFCKIVSEEIKAWKVFENDHALAFLDIHPASKYHTLVIPKKHYENIFDIPDMELKEVIGIVKKLTTLYKTKLGIENVQIINSSGSEAQQDVFHFHFHIVPRKSGDGQDIVWKTHPEWTATFDRLISDLK, encoded by the coding sequence ATGGGAAAATGCGTATTTTGCAAAATAGTGTCCGAGGAAATAAAAGCCTGGAAAGTGTTCGAAAACGACCATGCTCTTGCATTTTTAGATATTCACCCGGCAAGTAAATATCACACTTTAGTTATCCCAAAAAAGCACTACGAAAACATCTTTGACATTCCAGACATGGAATTAAAGGAAGTTATTGGGATTGTTAAGAAACTAACAACACTGTACAAAACCAAATTAGGAATAGAGAATGTCCAGATAATCAACAGTTCTGGATCCGAGGCGCAACAGGATGTGTTCCATTTTCATTTTCACATTGTTCCAAGAAAGAGCGGTGATGGTCAAGATATAGTTTGGAAAACACACCCCGAATGGACTGCAACTTTTGACCGCTTAATCTCGGATCTCAAATAA